ATGACGCTGTTGCTGTGCCTGGGTCTTCCCCTGCTGTGGGAATCCCTGCATGCCATACTGCtgcagcacaacacacacacacacacactctctctcaaacacagccTCCTGATGATGTCAGAGGAAACTGTGTTAAAGctgaagtgtgtgtttgtgggacAGATGGTGCGTTTTTCAAAGCTTCTGGTATTAGTCTTCCTATGTGTGTTTGTTGTTGAGTAGTGAGAGTGCTGCCTGTCCTGAAGATGTTAGCAGTATGTCGTCATGGTAATGTTTAATGGAGTGCTGTTtatgagtgggagagagaaacacGCCATCTCACCTGTCAGTTTGTGCAAATTGGTTCAAAAAACAAATGTTTCTGAGCGAAAACCATACTTTTTTCAGCTCTGGTCTGCAAGTGGTCATTCATGCATTGGCTGAATTCCTACTTCCACAGCTAGCCCTATGGTTTACTCATCCCACGCTTTGAGCAGTGAGTCAGACTGGACCCAGTCAGAGAGCCAGTGTGTTGTAACTGTTAGTGAAGTCATTGTCTTCCTGTTATCCCCAGGGGTCGTGGCTGGTGGAACTATCTTCAACATGCTGCTTCACTGATACGCACAGACGGAAGGATCGACAGACATACCCAGTCAGCGGGTGCCACCCCCTTCTTCCCTGTGTCAGCTGTTTCTCCCACCGGCTACCTCCCCCCTGTACAGAACTTGCTATGGAATGCCCTCACCTAGCGGACCAGCACAGTCCTCTTTAGGACCTTTTCCTGGGAACCCACTCCATAAGGAATCAGCATAGCTGATCTGTCTCAGGTACTGTTCACTGTATACATTAACTACATTGTCCGTGTCTCCTGATTCTTACCATGTTTAGGGTTTTCCTTGGCCCTGTACTGCATTTGAAACTCAGGACCATTTAATggatatatcctctctctccctcctcatcttgaagtagtctctctcctaccctccaccctcccctgagAAGATGTCTGTGAGCCTGGCTGGGGAGGATATCCAGACGGAGGGTGAGAGTGGAAGTAGTGGAGTGCTCCATGATGACTCCAGCAACAGAGGGAagctctccccatcccctgagcCCTGCCAGTGGAAAGAGGGCACTGGGACTGGAGGCACTGGGGAGGGCATGGAGGCAGAGGAGAGTGCCACACAGGACTCACAGGTAACTGACCTCCAGGTGACTTTGGATGTGTCCCAataatctctcctttctcccgaaGTGTGAACTTGTTCACTTTTCTTCATAGGTTTGAAAAGGAAATGACTAGTATATGGAAACTCTAGTCCATGCCAACATtaatccaatgcttttaaatgTGTGGGCTGTCGTGAACGGGTGCACACTTCTGGAGGAAAGAGAGATTATTGAGAAGCACCCTTTGCCTCCTCTGCACTGTACTCGAGTTTCAATTTCTGGAAAGGTTTTTAAGGAATACTACAGTCCAGAATTGAATGTCAGTGAATTTTGTggctatttagattagaacataTTCAGCCATTTATATTGTGCAGACATGGGTTTTTTCCTGCTCTGTTTGAACTGAATCTCCCATCATGCATTGCGTAGTTGCTTATGGCCATGATgcgttcaaaatatgcttttcaaccatagctacacaagcatttgtgtaagagtattgatagctagcatagcattaagcctaccattcagcaggcaacattttcacaaaaacaagaaaagcattcaaataaaatcatttacctttgaagaacttcggatgttttcaatgaggatacTCTCAAtaagatagcaaatgttcagtttttccaaaaatattatttgtgtaggagaaatcgctccgttttgttcattacgtttggctaagaaaaccccccaaaaattcagtcattacaacgcaaacttttttccaaattaactccataatatcgacagaaacatggcaaacgttgtttagaatcaatcctcaaggtgtttttcacatatctattcgatgataagtcattcgtggcagtttggtttctcttctgaagcaaatggtaaaatgcacgcagctggagatgcAATAATTGCAACGGGGGACACCAAGcggggcacctggtaaatgtagtctcttatggtcaatcttccaatgatatgcctacaaatacgtcacaatgctgcagacaccttggggaaacgacagaaagtttaggctcattccttgcgcattcacagccatataaggagacattggaacaaagcgcattcaaaatctggctcatttcctgtttgaaatttcatcttggtttcgcctgtagcatcagttctgtggcactcacagataatatctttgcagatttggaaacgtcagagtgttttctttccaaagctgtcaattatatgcatagtcgagcatcttttcgtgacaaaatatcttgtttaaaacaggaacgttttttttatccaaaaattaaaagagcgccccctatatcgaagaagttaatgcATGCAGCTGACTAGTACTGCTAGCAAATTGTTACACTTGGTCCAGTcaaaggtagctagctagtttgtTGAAACAGTAAAATATGTTGCTAGCTGTGCTTCTAGCTTCAAACACTATCTGCATCTTAATGGAGTAGAAATGTAAGGTGAACAGTACTTTATCAGCAACGTTATATTCCATTTTGTGCCAATCCAGTGGTTTCGCCTACCAGCTGTACACGGGCTACACGGAGAAGCAGAACAATTGGTAGGCGGAAACCACTTGATTCGCACAAAATGGAATAGAAGGTTGCAGATAAAGTTCGTCATTACACAATTTCATGTTTACAACATCTAAAGACCCGCAGCACTCCACTGAGAACTTCGCCATTTCTAAAAGGATGTATTTGGGTGTTTATGTTTTTCCGGAGACCCCATACTGCAGAATGAGCAATGGGGAAGTATATTGCGGGTGCGGTTCGTGTTTGGACCCTTCCGTAACATGCCATTTACATTAATAGAGATTTGGTTCTAAAATAGTGAACCAATCCTTTTAACTTTTTTTTCTCACTAAAATACGGTTTTCACAAACGTTATTTAACGTTGTAAATCTTAAGAAATTATCATTTTGAGTGTAGCTAGTATTCTTAGTATTACCACGTTTTCTCCCCTTGCAGAGAAGGGCTCAGAACCACGGCCATGGGAGGAAAAGGGCCAGGGTAAGGACTGCATTATTCTGTCTGTTGCATTGTTGTTGGTTTAAGTTTGCATATCGTGATCCTAATCCAGGAACTTAAGTCCACCCGTTAGGGCTAGTAGGACCCTTTCTATCATCCACAAAGTTCGCAGGTTAGATAGACCAGGAGAAGTCGCAGAGGTGAGGTCCCCCAAGCCATGAGCTCAGCTTACCGAGTGTATTTATGGAAGTCGGCttttgtgtgtgtactcacaaTTTCCTTGCTAATAGGATAATACATGTTCTCTTCCCTTACATCTAATTTCTGTCtgtgcacaccacacacacacgcacaccctccTTGCAGCTGGGTTAGGTCTTTGCATCAAaccgctctccctctgtctgtccctacaTCATTTCTAGTGTAGGCTTCATCATGACATCATCTGCTCTCTCACTAGATTGAGACGATGGGAAGTGGGTTAGCCCTTCCACTAAATGAAATCCTTCCCAACGTTTGGATTATGAAGGCTATACATCTCAAAAGGATCACATGCATGTCTGCtggtgctgagcgattagtgggtagttcttcaaagtagatcAGGCATACTGCTCAATACAAGCGATCTATCAATTAGATGTATTGTCGGGTAGACACGATTGCATTCGTgaggtattcagaccccatcaCTATTTCCATGTTTTGTTATGTTAAGACTTTTTAAattaaatggattaaatcattttttcccccacctcatcaatccacacaaacccataatgacaaagcaaaaacaggtttttagaaagcaATCGGGGGAGTAGTGCttaggtcagggaggtgaccaagaacccaatggtcactttgacagagctccagagttcctctgtggagatgggagaaccttctagaacagtggtcaccaaactacggcccgcgggccggatacggcccgtcagcacatttggcccggccctctgaacaataccagagacgctatcgaatttttttcctatttggcctccagaaaaaaaatcctaggcccggccctgtcaaagagagaacggaataatggcgaaaaggttaggtaagagaaaaattgattcagaatgcagggtatttaacctgcagtggacaaacaattttttttttgttcaatgcaaagaaaaggctgtttgtctcatctgtcaagagacggtggcggtattcaaagaatacaatattcgccgacactatgaatcccgtcacaaagacaagtacgatagcttgcaaggccaaatacgagcagacaaactctcaaagctaaaaagtggactactatctcagcagaatacatttgtacgccaagctcagctgaaccaggcatccgttcgggccagctttcgggttgctaaactgatagcaagaagcggtaagcctttcactgacggagagtttgttaagaaatgtatggatgctgtcgcggaggaggtgtgtcccgagaagaaagatgcatttaatgccgtaagtctgtcggcgagtacaatcaccagacgcgttgaagaaatcgggagtaatgtatatgcccagctgcagcagaagacgaaagaatttgactttttttcattagcactggatgagagcacggacgtgcaagacacagcgcaactgctcatttttattcgtggagttagcgcaaactttgagatatgcgaggagctggcagccctccaaagtctcaaagggactacaacgggagaggatatttttgacaaagtgtgccaaaccatggagaagttggacctggactggtcaaagctagctagcatcacgactgacggggctcctagcatggtgggcgaaactcgcggtctaataggacgcatgaaccgggagttggaaaaaggggtctcaccgcccgctacgagtccactgcctaattcaccagcaagcactgtgctgcaaagtgttgaagtgggattctgtaatgaaggttgtggtgtcgtgcataaacttcatcagagcaaagggacttaaacacaggcagttccaagaattcctgtctgaactggagtctatgcacggagatgtgctgtactacacagaggtccgatggctgagccggggcagagttttgaggcgtttttacgagctgctacccgaaattaacgcatttcttcatttaaaagacaaaacggtcccagagctgatcgacccagaatggaaatggcacctcgcatttttaacagacgtgacagaaatacttaacagccttaacttgcagctacaaggcgaggggaaactcatttgcgacatgtattcacacataaaagcatttgaggtgaaattagcgctgcttttggaacaagtgaaaaagcgcaacttcgtccatcttcctgctacccaaaacctgtcgacagagaacccagcggtcccgttcccagctgaaaagtgcgtggaagcactggaaatgctgaaggcggagttcggtgtgcgattcagtgaactacatgttcatgcaaaagaaatccgtctttttcagaacccctttgttgccgacattgatgaagcccagccttcatatcagtttgagttggctgagttacagaactgtgatgttctgaaagactcattcaagcccaacagtctcattgacttctatgccgccctcccaaacgacacatatccaaacatcaaaaaacacgcaatgaaaatgtccacagtttttggcagcacatatatctgcgagaaaaccttttctcgcatgaaactgctgaaaaccccgatgagatcaagattgacagatgaacatttgcatcagtgcttgagactggctgtaactagaatggaacctgatattcaacttctcaccagccagatgcaggcccacagttcacactgatgaacatacataggtaagctcatttttctgacttgaatgagtcattctgagcataaacaaatataatcataataaaatctactgggataaaatccatctttacaaccatactggtagtgaaatgtattgtgctgtgtaggtgctgtatcacttagttcagtttctcaacctgcttcttttgtggttttcacagggaagttgatgagagagagctgcaaacagcggtgtctacaagcctactggaacctacaaaaggattataaggaaggaacacaagaactttaagagactgctcatatgtgtcagagagattctgctctgacaactgagctgaacttttatctgttaagattgtgcatggcacgacagaaagttaatgttccatggcttttttttctatgaagaacccagagagagttatttagttattatttatttcctgttttt
This genomic window from Oncorhynchus nerka isolate Pitt River linkage group LG2, Oner_Uvic_2.0, whole genome shotgun sequence contains:
- the LOC135574705 gene encoding general transcription factor II-I repeat domain-containing protein 2-like, which encodes MKVVVSCINFIRAKGLKHRQFQEFLSELESMHGDVLYYTEVRWLSRGRVLRRFYELLPEINAFLHLKDKTVPELIDPEWKWHLAFLTDVTEILNSLNLQLQGEGKLICDMYSHIKAFEVKLALLLEQVKKRNFVHLPATQNLSTENPAVPFPAEKCVEALEMLKAEFGVRFSELHVHAKEIRLFQNPFVADIDEAQPSYQFELAELQNCDVLKDSFKPNSLIDFYAALPNDTYPNIKKHAMKMSTVFGSTYICEKTFSRMKLLKTPMRSRLTDEHLHQCLRLAVTRMEPDIQLLTSQMQAHSSH